Proteins from a single region of Microaerobacter geothermalis:
- the icmF gene encoding fused isobutyryl-CoA mutase/GTPase IcmF, which produces METESYRPKHNIRFVTAASLFDGHDATINIMRRILQASGAEVIHLGHNRSAEEVVTAAIQEDAQGIAVSCYQGGHVEYFKYIYDLLQEKGAGHIKVFGGGGGVIIPAEIKELEEYGISKIFSPEDGRRMGLQGMINLMLRETDFPTIRQVEKEVEGLKEKNHLAIAKLITLAEWDSEQKEKKFTHLFSRLKDISRRSPVLGITGTGGAGKSSLTDELVRRFLYHFPEKTVAILSVDPSKQKTGGALLGDRIRMNSINTPRVYMRSLATRQSRTELSKAIQEAIDVVKAAGYDLIIVETSGIGQGDAEIVNVVDLSMYVMTSEFGAATQLEKIDMIDFADIIVINKFERKGSEDALRDVRKQLKRSRNWFDVPDEELPVFGTIASQFNDAGTNRLFVALMKKISETVQVDWQVDEFSLGGQSRKSYVIPPEKTHYLREIVQTVRDYKRFTDEQVALARKLYQLKGVRETFSVKEDELSKELLKAIDQQIEHVEGQLHPECKQILKNWKTLKESYQQDQLVTKVRDKEIVTPLYTESLSGLKIPKVAMPKFEDWGEILRWSMTENVPGKFPFTAGVFPFKRQEEDPKRQFAGEGTPERTNRRFHYLSKNDTAKRLSTAFDSVTLYGEDPDYRPDIYGKVGNSGVSICTLDDMKKLYAGFDLCSPNTSVSMTINGPAPIILAMYFNTAIDQQIEKFIQENGREPNEEERKEIADCTLQQVRGTVQADILKEDQGQNTCIFSTEFALKMMGDIQQYFIDKKVRNYYSVSISGYHIAEAGANPITQLAFTLANGFTYVEYYLSRGMKIDDFAPNLSFFFSNGMDPEYTVIGRVARRIWSTVMKYKYKGNERSQKLKYHIQTSGRSLHAQEMDFNDIRTTLQALLAIYDNCNSLHTNAFDEAITTPTENSVRRAMAIQMIITKELGLAKNENPNQGSFIIEELTDLVEEAVLREFERISDRGGVLGAMETQYQRSKIQEESMLYEMKKHSGELPIIGVNTFINPNQSEELEIELARATQEEKEQQIKNLKEFQNRNKDKAPAALKRLQEIARKGDNIFAELMETVKVASLGQITKALYEVGGQYRRNM; this is translated from the coding sequence ATGGAAACAGAAAGTTATCGACCAAAGCATAATATACGGTTTGTCACCGCAGCTAGTCTCTTTGACGGACACGATGCTACCATTAACATCATGAGACGAATATTACAGGCATCGGGAGCAGAGGTGATTCATCTCGGCCATAATCGTTCTGCGGAGGAAGTGGTGACTGCAGCCATCCAGGAAGACGCCCAGGGCATTGCAGTCAGCTGCTATCAGGGGGGCCATGTAGAATATTTCAAGTATATATATGACCTTCTTCAGGAAAAGGGAGCGGGCCATATTAAAGTATTTGGCGGAGGCGGTGGAGTGATCATTCCGGCAGAAATCAAAGAGCTGGAGGAGTATGGAATATCCAAGATCTTCTCGCCGGAAGATGGTCGCCGCATGGGACTTCAGGGCATGATTAATCTCATGTTAAGAGAAACAGATTTCCCGACCATACGGCAGGTGGAAAAAGAAGTTGAAGGATTAAAGGAAAAAAATCACCTAGCTATCGCCAAATTGATTACCCTTGCGGAGTGGGACTCCGAACAGAAGGAGAAAAAATTTACTCACCTTTTTTCAAGACTCAAAGATATAAGCCGACGCTCTCCTGTGCTGGGGATTACCGGTACGGGGGGAGCGGGAAAAAGCTCACTAACCGATGAACTGGTAAGGCGGTTTTTATACCATTTTCCTGAAAAAACAGTAGCCATTCTCTCTGTAGACCCCTCCAAGCAAAAAACCGGAGGAGCTTTGTTAGGAGACCGAATCCGGATGAATTCCATCAACACGCCAAGGGTTTACATGAGAAGTCTGGCCACCAGACAATCCCGTACCGAATTAAGCAAGGCCATTCAAGAGGCCATAGATGTGGTAAAGGCAGCGGGGTACGACTTGATTATTGTGGAAACCAGTGGAATTGGTCAGGGAGATGCGGAAATCGTGAATGTGGTAGACCTCTCCATGTATGTCATGACAAGCGAATTTGGGGCAGCCACTCAATTGGAAAAAATAGATATGATCGATTTCGCCGATATCATCGTGATTAATAAGTTTGAAAGAAAGGGTTCCGAAGACGCACTAAGGGATGTTCGAAAGCAGTTGAAAAGAAGCCGCAATTGGTTTGACGTTCCGGATGAAGAACTTCCTGTATTTGGAACCATCGCCAGCCAATTTAATGACGCGGGAACCAATCGCCTTTTTGTTGCCCTTATGAAGAAAATTTCAGAGACGGTACAAGTTGATTGGCAGGTGGATGAATTTTCGCTTGGGGGACAATCAAGGAAATCCTATGTGATTCCCCCTGAGAAGACCCATTATTTAAGGGAGATTGTTCAGACAGTCAGGGACTATAAAAGATTTACTGATGAACAAGTGGCTCTTGCCCGCAAACTGTATCAGTTGAAAGGGGTTAGAGAAACCTTTTCCGTAAAGGAAGATGAGTTGTCTAAGGAGCTATTAAAGGCCATTGATCAGCAGATAGAGCATGTTGAAGGTCAGCTTCACCCAGAATGTAAACAAATCCTTAAGAATTGGAAAACATTGAAGGAATCCTACCAGCAGGATCAATTGGTAACAAAAGTAAGGGATAAAGAGATTGTGACACCGTTATATACCGAGTCATTGTCTGGACTAAAAATTCCCAAGGTGGCTATGCCTAAATTTGAGGATTGGGGAGAAATTCTCCGCTGGTCCATGACAGAAAACGTTCCTGGGAAGTTTCCCTTCACAGCCGGTGTATTTCCTTTTAAACGTCAGGAAGAGGACCCGAAACGTCAATTTGCCGGAGAAGGAACACCGGAGAGAACGAATCGAAGATTTCATTATTTATCAAAAAATGATACCGCCAAGAGGCTTTCCACAGCCTTTGACAGTGTCACCCTTTATGGAGAAGACCCCGATTATCGCCCTGACATTTACGGAAAAGTAGGGAACAGTGGGGTTAGCATCTGTACCCTGGATGATATGAAGAAATTATATGCCGGGTTTGATTTGTGCTCCCCCAATACCAGTGTATCCATGACCATCAATGGGCCAGCCCCCATTATTTTGGCCATGTACTTCAATACGGCCATTGATCAGCAGATCGAAAAGTTTATTCAGGAAAATGGCCGGGAGCCAAACGAAGAAGAGAGGAAGGAAATAGCTGATTGCACCCTCCAGCAGGTGCGGGGAACGGTTCAGGCCGATATTTTAAAGGAAGACCAGGGACAAAACACATGTATCTTCTCCACAGAATTTGCCTTAAAAATGATGGGGGATATTCAGCAGTATTTTATTGATAAAAAAGTTAGAAATTATTATTCTGTCAGCATCAGCGGATACCATATTGCTGAAGCGGGGGCCAATCCCATCACCCAACTGGCCTTTACCCTGGCCAACGGATTTACCTATGTGGAATACTACTTAAGCCGGGGAATGAAAATTGATGATTTCGCCCCCAATTTGTCATTCTTCTTTAGCAACGGCATGGACCCTGAATACACTGTCATTGGCCGGGTTGCCCGCCGCATTTGGTCCACCGTGATGAAATATAAATACAAGGGGAACGAGAGGAGCCAGAAATTAAAATACCATATACAAACCTCCGGACGCTCCCTGCATGCCCAAGAAATGGATTTTAATGATATCCGCACCACCTTGCAGGCTTTGCTGGCCATTTATGATAACTGTAACTCCCTTCATACCAATGCCTTTGATGAAGCGATTACCACTCCTACGGAGAATTCCGTACGCAGGGCCATGGCGATTCAGATGATTATTACCAAAGAATTGGGTTTGGCAAAAAATGAAAATCCAAACCAGGGATCATTTATCATTGAAGAATTGACCGACTTGGTTGAAGAAGCCGTACTGCGAGAATTTGAAAGGATCAGCGATCGCGGTGGAGTCTTGGGAGCTATGGAGACCCAGTATCAACGGAGTAAAATCCAGGAGGAATCCATGCTGTATGAAATGAAGAAGCACAGCGGAGAACTTCCCATCATTGGGGTGAATACCTTTATCAATCCCAATCAATCGGAAGAGCTGGAAATTGAACTGGCTAGAGCCACACAGGAAGAAAAGGAACAACAGATTAAGAACTTAAAAGAATTCCAGAACAGAAATAAAGATAAAGCTCCCGCCGCCTTGAAGAGATTGCAGGAGATAGCCAGAAAAGGAGATAATATATTTGCGGAACTGATGGAAACGGTGAAGGTAGCTAGCCTTGGCCAAATTACAAAGGCTTTGTATGAGGTTGGAGGACAATACCGCAGAAACATGTAG
- the meaB gene encoding methylmalonyl Co-A mutase-associated GTPase MeaB produces MHPLAEQVVKGEARAMARAITYIENDHNEKAELLKALYPHTGNAYLLGITGSPGAGKSSLVDQLVSHLRQLGYTVGIIAVDPTSPFTGGALLGDRVRMQTHAVDPEVFIRSMGTRGSLGGLSRTTKEAVRVLDAAGKDVIIIETVGVGQSELDVMNIADTTAVVLTPGAGDQVQAFKAGIMEIADLFVINKGDLEGADKLKAQVEGMLDVVKHDAPWRPPVIKTVSIRSEGIDQLWASFALHQKFLKETGEWARRRKSHLRSEVLEIIHYRLEKLVNDLLKTGQYDHLLTRVSNRDEDPYSAAQYLLKEIFISREGGKNE; encoded by the coding sequence TTGCATCCGTTGGCAGAGCAGGTGGTGAAGGGAGAAGCACGGGCTATGGCTCGTGCCATCACCTATATAGAGAATGATCACAACGAAAAAGCTGAACTATTAAAAGCCCTGTATCCCCATACCGGAAATGCATATTTATTGGGGATAACCGGTTCACCGGGAGCGGGGAAAAGCTCCCTGGTTGACCAGTTGGTATCCCACCTCCGACAATTGGGCTACACAGTGGGAATCATTGCGGTGGATCCAACCAGCCCCTTTACGGGAGGAGCCCTTCTGGGGGATCGGGTAAGAATGCAAACCCATGCCGTCGATCCAGAAGTGTTTATACGAAGCATGGGAACTCGTGGCAGTCTTGGCGGACTGTCCAGAACAACAAAAGAAGCCGTTCGGGTTCTGGATGCCGCAGGAAAAGATGTGATTATCATTGAAACCGTTGGAGTAGGGCAATCAGAATTGGATGTGATGAACATCGCCGATACCACAGCCGTAGTGCTAACCCCGGGTGCAGGGGATCAGGTACAGGCCTTTAAAGCGGGTATCATGGAAATTGCCGATCTGTTTGTTATAAATAAAGGCGATTTAGAAGGGGCAGACAAGCTGAAAGCCCAAGTGGAAGGAATGCTTGATGTTGTCAAACACGATGCACCATGGAGACCGCCTGTTATAAAAACAGTTTCTATCCGTTCAGAGGGAATTGATCAATTATGGGCGTCTTTTGCCCTTCATCAGAAATTTCTGAAGGAAACAGGAGAATGGGCCAGAAGGAGGAAATCCCATCTCCGCTCAGAAGTATTAGAAATCATCCACTACCGTCTGGAAAAATTAGTTAACGATCTATTAAAAACTGGACAATATGATCATCTTTTGACCAGGGTAAGCAATAGGGACGAGGACCCCTACTCCGCTGCCCAATATCTATTAAAAGAGATTTTCATTTCTAGAGAGGGAGGGAAAAATGAATAA
- a CDS encoding transposase — MPDHIHIFLSAKPTVAPTDIVRTLKSISVIELFKQYPQKL, encoded by the coding sequence ATGCCCGACCACATTCATATCTTTTTATCTGCAAAACCTACTGTCGCACCAACGGATATTGTGCGAACACTAAAAAGCATTTCAGTTATTGAATTGTTCAAACAATATCCACAGAAATTATAA
- a CDS encoding TetR/AcrR family transcriptional regulator encodes MNKKRAVPSLVKDPYLVEKRRNQMIRAAVRLFAEKGFHKTTTREIAKAAGFSIGTLYEYIETKEDVLYLVCEAIHKEVEERLREAINYSHTGAETLKSAIKGLIQVMDEMQDDVLLIYQEAKSLPNETMGYVLGREEEIAKHFEEIIRKGIEDGTITLEENLVKLMAENIMVLAEMWTFRRWALRKHYTLEEFTERQTSLLLKELQAKID; translated from the coding sequence ATGAATAAAAAAAGAGCTGTACCTTCGCTGGTAAAGGACCCATATTTGGTAGAGAAAAGAAGGAATCAAATGATAAGGGCTGCCGTTCGGCTTTTTGCAGAAAAGGGATTTCACAAAACCACCACAAGGGAGATCGCTAAAGCCGCGGGATTTAGCATTGGCACCCTTTATGAATATATTGAAACGAAAGAAGATGTTTTATACCTGGTATGTGAAGCCATCCATAAGGAAGTGGAGGAGCGTTTGCGGGAAGCCATTAATTATTCCCACACGGGAGCGGAAACCTTAAAATCAGCCATCAAGGGATTAATCCAAGTTATGGATGAAATGCAGGATGATGTACTGTTAATCTATCAGGAAGCTAAATCTCTTCCAAACGAAACAATGGGATATGTTCTGGGAAGGGAAGAGGAGATTGCCAAACACTTTGAGGAGATCATACGTAAGGGAATTGAGGATGGAACCATTACCTTGGAGGAAAATCTGGTGAAACTGATGGCTGAAAACATCATGGTTCTTGCTGAGATGTGGACATTCCGCCGCTGGGCTTTAAGAAAGCATTACACTTTGGAGGAATTTACAGAAAGACAAACCTCCCTTTTATTAAAAGAACTGCAAGCTAAAATAGATTAG
- a CDS encoding 3-hydroxybutyryl-CoA dehydrogenase: MEIKKFMVIGAGQMGSGIAQVAAQTGLEVILNDLKEELVQRGLSTIEKNLSRQVEKGRMSEEEKKAILSRIQPSTSLEDASEADFVVEAAVENMQVKSDIFRKLDEIAPPHAILASNTSSLPITEIAAVTKRPEQVIGMHFMNPVPVMKLIEVIRGLATSDETYQIVEELSKKMGKTPVEVNDFPGFVSNRILLPMINEAIYCVYEGVATPEAVDEVMKLGMNHPMGPLTLADFIGLDTCLYIMEILHEGLGDSKYRPCPLLRKYVKAGWLGRKTGRGFYVYQ, translated from the coding sequence ATGGAGATTAAAAAGTTTATGGTTATTGGAGCCGGGCAGATGGGAAGTGGGATTGCTCAAGTTGCTGCCCAAACCGGTCTAGAGGTGATCCTAAATGACCTTAAAGAAGAATTGGTTCAGAGAGGATTGTCCACGATTGAAAAAAATCTTTCCCGTCAGGTAGAGAAGGGGAGAATGTCTGAGGAGGAGAAAAAGGCCATCCTAAGCAGAATTCAGCCTTCCACTTCATTGGAAGATGCAAGCGAGGCGGACTTTGTGGTGGAGGCCGCCGTGGAAAATATGCAGGTTAAATCAGATATTTTCCGTAAGTTGGACGAAATTGCCCCTCCCCATGCGATTTTGGCAAGCAATACCTCATCATTGCCGATTACCGAAATTGCGGCTGTGACCAAGAGACCAGAGCAGGTGATCGGAATGCATTTTATGAACCCTGTTCCGGTCATGAAGTTAATTGAAGTCATCCGCGGATTGGCAACAAGCGATGAAACCTATCAAATCGTGGAGGAGCTTTCCAAAAAGATGGGCAAAACTCCAGTAGAAGTAAATGACTTTCCTGGTTTTGTCTCAAACCGAATCCTTCTGCCGATGATTAATGAAGCTATTTACTGTGTTTATGAAGGGGTAGCCACACCTGAGGCCGTAGACGAAGTAATGAAGCTGGGGATGAATCATCCAATGGGACCTTTAACCCTAGCAGATTTTATCGGATTGGATACCTGCTTATATATCATGGAAATACTCCATGAAGGATTGGGAGATTCCAAATACCGTCCATGTCCCCTGTTGAGAAAATACGTAAAGGCTGGATGGCTGGGACGGAAAACAGGCAGAGGATTTTACGTCTATCAGTAG
- a CDS encoding acetyl-CoA C-acetyltransferase, producing the protein MKRTVIVSAARTPFGKFGGALQSLQAVDLGGIVIKEAVERASIQPEQVDEVIMGMVVQAGAGQIPSRQAARKAGLPWEVQTETINKVCASGLRSVTLADQIIRAGDGEILVAGGMESMSNAPYALPRARWGMRMGDDTIKDLMVYDGLTCPFEGVHMAVHGSNVAKEYAIPRENQDAWALRSHQRAVAAIKGGKFKDEIVPVSIPQRKGDPILVDTDEGPREDTSLEKLAKLPPVFTKDGSITAGNAPGVNDGAGAMVLMSEEKAKELGKKPMATILGHAAVGAEAPYIATTPGLAIQKLLKKAGLTPYDIDLFEVNEAFAAVVLTSQKLVGWDVEKVNVNGGAIALGHPIGASGARILMTLIYELKRRGGGLGVAAICSGAAQGDAVLVHVE; encoded by the coding sequence TTGAAAAGAACGGTAATTGTCAGCGCAGCCAGAACACCCTTTGGTAAATTTGGCGGTGCCTTGCAAAGCCTTCAGGCCGTCGATTTGGGAGGAATAGTCATTAAAGAAGCTGTGGAGAGAGCAAGCATTCAACCTGAACAGGTGGATGAGGTTATTATGGGGATGGTGGTTCAAGCCGGAGCCGGACAAATTCCATCCAGGCAAGCTGCCCGCAAGGCTGGATTACCTTGGGAAGTGCAAACGGAAACGATTAATAAAGTTTGTGCATCAGGACTCAGAAGTGTTACATTGGCGGATCAAATCATCCGAGCAGGAGACGGTGAAATCTTGGTTGCTGGAGGAATGGAAAGCATGAGCAACGCCCCTTATGCTCTTCCAAGAGCTCGCTGGGGAATGAGAATGGGAGATGACACCATAAAGGATTTAATGGTTTATGATGGACTCACTTGTCCCTTTGAAGGGGTTCATATGGCGGTTCATGGCAGCAATGTGGCCAAAGAATATGCTATACCCAGAGAAAATCAGGATGCATGGGCTTTGAGGAGCCACCAAAGGGCTGTAGCAGCAATTAAAGGCGGTAAATTTAAAGATGAAATTGTACCCGTTTCTATCCCTCAAAGAAAAGGAGATCCGATTCTTGTGGATACCGATGAAGGGCCAAGGGAAGATACCAGCTTGGAGAAATTGGCAAAACTTCCGCCAGTGTTTACAAAGGATGGGTCCATCACCGCAGGGAACGCACCAGGAGTGAATGATGGAGCTGGAGCCATGGTGTTGATGTCTGAGGAGAAAGCCAAGGAATTGGGCAAAAAACCGATGGCAACCATTCTGGGACACGCAGCGGTCGGGGCAGAAGCTCCCTATATTGCAACCACCCCGGGCTTAGCCATACAAAAGCTATTGAAGAAAGCGGGACTAACACCTTATGATATAGATCTTTTTGAAGTAAATGAAGCCTTTGCCGCAGTGGTCTTAACCAGTCAGAAACTGGTGGGATGGGATGTAGAAAAAGTAAATGTCAACGGAGGTGCCATTGCTCTTGGGCATCCGATCGGAGCCAGCGGAGCAAGGATACTGATGACACTTATCTATGAACTTAAGCGCCGGGGAGGAGGATTAGGAGTAGCTGCCATCTGTAGCGGAGCCGCCCAAGGAGATGCTGTGCTGGTTCATGTTGAATGA
- the rpoE gene encoding DNA-directed RNA polymerase subunit delta, giving the protein MDKEQLDNMSIVEIAYQLLKEKNEPVHFQELLKEIGKIKGFSEERLQQVIAQIYTEINIDGRFISLGEGKWGLKAWYPVEQFDEPVYTPSKKAKKAKMKADYEDELDDLMEDEFDVYEDEESLDDLDEEDLDEDDLDDSDDLDTDLVDDELDVDLDEDLVEEDEFGLDEDIEDGEASFDDEFPEDDLRDLDDEGEED; this is encoded by the coding sequence ATGGATAAAGAACAGTTAGACAATATGTCCATCGTGGAAATAGCATATCAATTATTAAAAGAAAAAAATGAACCTGTTCATTTTCAAGAGCTATTGAAAGAAATTGGCAAAATTAAAGGATTTTCAGAAGAAAGACTGCAGCAAGTGATTGCCCAAATTTATACTGAAATTAATATAGACGGTCGGTTCATCTCCTTAGGAGAAGGGAAATGGGGATTGAAGGCCTGGTATCCTGTTGAACAATTTGATGAACCTGTTTATACCCCAAGCAAAAAAGCCAAGAAAGCAAAAATGAAGGCAGACTATGAAGATGAACTGGATGATCTTATGGAAGATGAATTTGACGTATACGAAGATGAGGAATCATTGGATGACTTGGATGAAGAGGATTTAGATGAAGATGACTTGGATGATTCTGATGATCTGGATACAGATTTAGTGGATGATGAACTGGATGTAGACTTGGATGAAGATCTTGTGGAAGAAGATGAGTTTGGACTGGATGAAGATATCGAGGATGGTGAGGCCTCATTTGACGATGAATTTCCAGAAGATGATCTAAGGGATTTGGATGATGAAGGGGAAGAAGATTAA
- a CDS encoding acyl-CoA dehydrogenase translates to MNFKLSEEHEMMKKMVRDFAENEVAPTAAERDEEERFDRSIFEKMAELGLSGIPWPEEYGGVGADYLSYVIAVEELSRVCASTGVTLSAHVSLASWPIYKFGSEEQKQKFLKPLAEGTKIGAYGLTEPGSGSDSAGMKTTATLNGDEYVLNGSKIFITNAGEAEIYVVFAVTDPEKKHKGISAFIVEKGTPGFSMGKKEKKLGIRSSPTLEIIFDNCRIPKENRLGEEGEGFKIAMMTLDGGRNGIAAQALGIAQGAFEQALAYAKERKQFGKPIASQQAIQFKLADMATKIEAARLLVYQAAWLEDQGLPYGKASAMAKLFAGDMAMEVTTEAVQIFGGYGYTREYPVERMMRDAKITQIYEGTNEIQRLVISNYLIKE, encoded by the coding sequence ATGAATTTTAAATTATCAGAAGAGCATGAAATGATGAAAAAAATGGTCCGCGATTTTGCCGAAAATGAAGTGGCACCTACTGCAGCAGAAAGGGATGAGGAAGAGCGCTTTGACCGCAGCATCTTCGAGAAGATGGCAGAACTGGGCCTTAGCGGAATTCCATGGCCGGAAGAATACGGTGGCGTCGGAGCCGATTACCTCAGCTATGTCATTGCCGTCGAGGAGCTTTCCCGGGTATGTGCCTCCACTGGAGTAACATTGTCAGCCCACGTATCTTTAGCATCCTGGCCCATTTATAAATTTGGCTCTGAAGAGCAAAAACAAAAATTCCTAAAACCTTTGGCTGAAGGAACCAAAATCGGAGCTTATGGGTTAACGGAACCCGGGTCAGGTTCTGATTCCGCCGGAATGAAGACAACCGCAACACTGAATGGAGACGAATATGTGTTAAACGGCAGCAAAATCTTTATTACCAATGCAGGAGAAGCCGAGATTTATGTAGTATTTGCTGTGACTGATCCGGAGAAAAAGCATAAAGGAATCAGTGCCTTTATCGTTGAAAAAGGAACCCCTGGATTCTCCATGGGTAAGAAGGAGAAAAAATTGGGTATCCGTTCATCCCCAACCCTGGAAATTATTTTTGACAACTGCCGGATCCCCAAGGAAAACCGATTGGGTGAAGAAGGTGAAGGTTTCAAAATTGCCATGATGACCCTTGATGGCGGAAGAAACGGAATCGCCGCCCAAGCTTTAGGAATTGCCCAAGGGGCCTTCGAACAGGCACTAGCCTATGCAAAAGAGAGAAAGCAATTTGGAAAACCAATAGCCAGCCAGCAGGCGATTCAATTTAAGCTTGCGGATATGGCGACCAAAATAGAAGCGGCACGGTTATTGGTATATCAGGCAGCTTGGCTGGAAGATCAAGGCCTTCCTTATGGAAAAGCCTCAGCCATGGCAAAGTTGTTTGCTGGGGATATGGCCATGGAAGTCACCACCGAGGCGGTTCAGATTTTTGGAGGATATGGATATACCAGAGAATATCCCGTTGAACGGATGATGAGGGATGCGAAAATTACTCAAATCTATGAGGGAACCAACGAGATTCAAAGACTAGTTATCTCCAACTATTTAATCAAAGAATAA
- a CDS encoding acyl-CoA dehydrogenase produces MNLHFTEEQEMMRKMVRDFAESEIAPIIPQMEKEDRFPREVIKKMGEYGLMGIPIPEEWGGADADFTSYIIAIHEISKISATVGVILSVHTSVGTNPILYFGTEKQKKKYVTKLARGEYLGAFALTEPGAGSDAGNIRTQAVREGDKYILNGNKIFITNGGEADTYVTFAVTDPSKGHQGITAFIVEKDTPGFTIGKNEKKMGLHGSKTTELIFDHAEVPAENRLGEEGEGYKIAMANLNVGRIGIAAQALGIAEAALTYSVQYAKERVQFGKAIASQQGVSFKLANMATQVEAAKLLVYRAANLKNDGQLCGKEASMAKKFASDTAMMVTTEAIQVFGGYGYTKEYPVERLFRDAKVTQIYEGTNEIQRIVIAKELLND; encoded by the coding sequence GTGAATCTCCACTTTACAGAAGAACAAGAGATGATGAGAAAGATGGTTCGGGACTTCGCTGAAAGTGAGATTGCTCCCATCATCCCTCAAATGGAGAAGGAAGACCGTTTCCCAAGAGAAGTGATAAAGAAGATGGGAGAATATGGATTAATGGGAATCCCCATCCCTGAGGAGTGGGGAGGGGCGGACGCAGATTTTACCTCATATATTATAGCAATCCATGAAATTTCCAAAATTAGTGCTACCGTTGGAGTAATTCTTTCCGTCCATACCTCGGTAGGAACAAATCCCATACTGTACTTTGGAACAGAGAAACAAAAGAAAAAATACGTAACCAAATTAGCCAGGGGTGAATATCTAGGGGCGTTTGCTTTAACGGAACCAGGAGCCGGGTCTGATGCCGGCAATATAAGAACCCAAGCCGTCAGGGAAGGGGATAAATATATTCTGAACGGAAACAAAATTTTTATTACCAACGGAGGGGAAGCAGATACTTATGTTACCTTTGCTGTCACCGACCCCTCCAAGGGGCATCAGGGAATTACCGCCTTTATCGTAGAAAAAGATACGCCGGGATTTACGATTGGGAAAAATGAGAAGAAAATGGGACTTCATGGTTCCAAGACAACGGAGCTGATTTTTGACCATGCGGAAGTTCCGGCGGAAAATCGGTTGGGAGAAGAGGGGGAGGGCTATAAAATTGCCATGGCCAATTTAAATGTGGGGAGAATCGGTATTGCTGCCCAGGCTTTGGGGATTGCAGAAGCTGCCTTAACATATTCTGTTCAATATGCCAAAGAACGAGTACAATTTGGTAAAGCCATTGCTTCACAACAAGGGGTTTCCTTTAAGCTTGCCAATATGGCTACCCAAGTAGAAGCAGCCAAGCTTTTGGTTTACCGAGCCGCCAATTTGAAAAATGATGGTCAACTTTGTGGGAAAGAAGCCTCAATGGCCAAAAAATTTGCCAGCGATACGGCGATGATGGTCACCACGGAAGCTATTCAGGTATTCGGAGGGTATGGATATACGAAGGAATATCCTGTAGAACGTCTGTTTCGGGATGCAAAAGTCACGCAAATCTATGAAGGAACCAACGAAATTCAAAGGATTGTGATTGCCAAGGAACTGCTAAATGATTAA